TGGAGATATTTCGGTCTGCTGTATTGAGATACTTCAAGCCGGTATACAAAGAGACAGTTTTTCCGCTCCCTGTTGGGCCTGTCATCAAGATCATCCCTTGTGGGCGATTGAGCGCATTCAGGTAATTTTGTTTTTGTTGCGTGTTATAACCGAGAGAATCAATATTCAGCGCAACACTGCCGCCATCCAAAATCCGCAGCACCACCTTTTCACCCCAAAGCGTTGGTAAGGTAGAAACCCGCATATCGATGGACTTATCTTCGGAAAGATTCAGCTTAATCCGCCCATCTTGTGGAAGACGACGCTCAGCAATATTCAGCTTGGCGATGATTTTTAATCGGGTCGAAAGACGGCGAGAAATCCCCGCAGGTGGCGTGCTATGAGTTTGCAAAATACCGTCTAAACGGAAGCGTATTTGGTAGCTTTGCTCAAAAGGTTCGAAGTGGATATCGGACGCTTGTTTACGGACTGCATCCATCAAGACTTGTTGGATATAGCGGCTGACAGGGGCATCGTCGGAAAATAGGTCTTCATTTTCAGCAATGTCGTCGATGCTGTTACTCAGCGCCTCTAACTCAGAGTCTGTCACACTGTTGGTTCGAATTCTCTCCGTGACATTCTTACCATAAAGTCGTCGAATCGCCCCTTCAATCTGGGCATGTTCCAACAGTACGGGATTGACGGAATAGCCCGTCGCGAACTGGAAATCGTCCTGAATATCAATACGGGTGGGGTCGCTAACCCCTAACAGCAGTTGCTGATTGCGAATGTCTAAAGGGATACATTGGGAAGAAAGCACCAAATCTTTCTGATTCAGTGTTGCGTTGGTCGCTTCCCAAGGAAATTGCTTAATATCTTGAACGGGTTCGCCAAAAATCTCAGAGGCGGCTTTGGCCAGTTCTTCACTGGATAGGATTTTTAAAGCGAGCAAAGCCGAAGGTGTGCTCACACCTTCGGCTTTGATTTTTGCTGTGACTTCTTGCTCTCGCGCCGAGGAAATGTATTCAGCTCGGCGCAGGGCTACAGCAAGGCTAGTTATCATGCTCGAAACTGAGATGCTTATTGTCTACAACCTTCCAAATCTAGACCAGCAGGAATCGTTCCAGATGGGGTGCAGTCCCATCCAGTGGTCTCAAGTCTTGTAGTAAAAACTAGGCCACCAAGAGAGGAGTTTGTTGCGTCAAAAGTAAAACTAATACCTGCGCTGGTAGCTTCATCACCAGTGCCTGCGGCTTCGATAAGTGCAACAGTACCCAGAGCATTCATTGTTGCTGAAGCGCCAATTTCTGCTAAATCTGTAGGGAAAGCGCCAGTCTCTTGTTCTTCAAGTTGAGCTGGGGATTGTAGTGATTTTAATGTTGCTAGACCTGTCATTGCCTCTGAGCGTTGCACGTAGTCTTGATAAGCTGGGATTGCAAATGCTGTTAAAGCACCGATCACCGCTACAACAATCATTAATTCAATTAAGCTAAAACCCTTTTGCTTTTTCATATCCATTACTCTCCGGTTTATATAGTTACGCAACTGTGCGCTTAAAGTAGTTCCAAGATACGGCGGATAAAGAGGGTAAAACAGAAGATAAAATTTGGGTTTCGAGTGGTGGATTGCCTTCTCTGTAATTGGCTTGTTAATCAATTGCTTTAATGTGAAGAGCGAAATAAAAAAGCAGGCGTTATGCCTGCTTTTATCAATTAATGTTTTGGTATTAATAAGTTACTTAAGGCGCATCGACAAATCCATGGCGCGAATGTGTTTGGTCAGTGCACCGACTGAAATGTAATCCACGCCGGTTTCTGCAAACTCGCGGATGGTATCAAGGGTAACGTTGCCGGAAACCTCCAGGGCGACTTTCCCTTTGTTGATCGCAACGGCTTCTCGCATCATGTCAGTGGTGAAGTTATCCAGCATCACAATGTCTGCGCCCGCATCAATGGCTTGTTTCAGTTCATCCAGAGATTCCGTTTCCACTTCAACCGGTTTGCCAGGATTTAACTT
The nucleotide sequence above comes from Grimontia kaedaensis. Encoded proteins:
- the pilB gene encoding type IV-A pilus assembly ATPase PilB, giving the protein MITSLAVALRRAEYISSAREQEVTAKIKAEGVSTPSALLALKILSSEELAKAASEIFGEPVQDIKQFPWEATNATLNQKDLVLSSQCIPLDIRNQQLLLGVSDPTRIDIQDDFQFATGYSVNPVLLEHAQIEGAIRRLYGKNVTERIRTNSVTDSELEALSNSIDDIAENEDLFSDDAPVSRYIQQVLMDAVRKQASDIHFEPFEQSYQIRFRLDGILQTHSTPPAGISRRLSTRLKIIAKLNIAERRLPQDGRIKLNLSEDKSIDMRVSTLPTLWGEKVVLRILDGGSVALNIDSLGYNTQQKQNYLNALNRPQGMILMTGPTGSGKTVSLYTGLKYLNTADRNISTAEDPVEINLPGINQVNINNDIGLDFAKALRAFLRQDPDVVMVGEIRDLETAEIGIKAAQTGHLVLSTLHTNSAAESVTRLANMGVAAYNLAASLTLIIAQRLGRRLCPHCKVPHDVDDHHLTALTQHYPSLKPELVYQASQEGCDHCNHGYLGRVGIYEVMPVSRDLAEAIGNGASASRIETLAMGNGMLTLQLSGIEKLNEGITSLAELQRVISL
- a CDS encoding type IV pilin protein, with the translated sequence MDMKKQKGFSLIELMIVVAVIGALTAFAIPAYQDYVQRSEAMTGLATLKSLQSPAQLEEQETGAFPTDLAEIGASATMNALGTVALIEAAGTGDEATSAGISFTFDATNSSLGGLVFTTRLETTGWDCTPSGTIPAGLDLEGCRQ